In the genome of Streptomyces pactum, one region contains:
- a CDS encoding ATP-binding cassette domain-containing protein yields MTRTETNPGGGSAVQVRGLVKHFGTTRAVDGVDLDVREGTVLGVLGPNGAGKTTLVRCLSTLLRPDAGTAVVAGYDVVRQPRQLRRTIGLTGQYASVDEKLSGWENLYMIGRLLDLSRKDARARADAMLERFSLTEAAKRPASTYSGGMRRRLDLAASMIGQPAVLYLDEPTTGLDPRTRNEVWDEVKRMVGDGTTVLLTTQYMEEAEQLADELTVIDRGKVIAEGGVTELKAKVGGRTLQVRPTRPEDLTAMAGAVAEAGLDGIGGATVDHEEGLVNVPIISDEQLTAVIALLGARGFAIAGIDTHLPSLDEVFLALTGQKTSAPQDAEATPEEVAA; encoded by the coding sequence ATGACACGAACAGAAACCAACCCGGGCGGGGGGAGCGCCGTCCAGGTGCGCGGGCTGGTCAAGCACTTCGGCACCACCCGGGCCGTGGACGGTGTGGACCTCGATGTGCGCGAAGGCACCGTGCTGGGGGTCCTGGGGCCCAACGGAGCCGGCAAGACCACGCTGGTGCGCTGCCTGTCCACCCTGCTGCGGCCGGACGCCGGCACCGCGGTGGTGGCCGGGTACGACGTGGTGCGCCAGCCGCGCCAGCTGCGTCGCACCATCGGCCTCACCGGGCAGTACGCCTCGGTCGACGAGAAGCTCTCCGGCTGGGAGAACCTCTACATGATCGGGCGGCTGCTCGATCTGTCCCGCAAGGACGCCCGGGCGCGCGCCGACGCCATGCTGGAGCGCTTTTCGCTCACCGAGGCGGCCAAGCGGCCCGCGAGCACCTACTCCGGCGGTATGCGCCGCCGGCTGGACCTGGCCGCGTCCATGATCGGCCAGCCGGCCGTGCTCTACCTGGACGAGCCCACCACCGGGCTGGACCCGCGCACCCGCAACGAGGTGTGGGACGAGGTCAAGCGGATGGTGGGGGACGGCACCACGGTGCTGCTCACCACCCAGTACATGGAGGAGGCCGAGCAGCTCGCCGACGAACTGACGGTCATCGACCGCGGCAAGGTGATCGCCGAGGGCGGCGTCACCGAGCTGAAGGCCAAGGTCGGCGGGCGGACCCTCCAGGTCAGGCCGACCCGCCCGGAGGACCTCACGGCGATGGCCGGCGCGGTGGCCGAGGCGGGGCTGGACGGCATCGGCGGCGCCACCGTGGACCACGAGGAGGGCCTGGTCAACGTACCGATCATCAGCGACGAGCAGCTGACCGCGGTGATCGCCCTGCTGGGTGCGCGGGGCTTCGCGATCGCCGGCATCGACACCCATCTGCCGAGCCTGGACGAGGTGTTCCTGGCTCTGACCGGTCAGAAGACGTCCGCCCCGCAGGACGCGGAGGCCACCCCCGAGGAGGTCGCGGCGTGA
- a CDS encoding ABC transporter permease, with protein sequence MSATTLNTPAAKSGPLPGEGRIGLRANLRHIGALVRRNALQIKQDPESMFDALLMPIIFTLLFVYVFGGAVSGGQDAYVNYFIPGMLAMGGLNIAMSVGTGVNDDFNKGVMDRFRTMPIARSSVLIAKLVVETGRMLVSTVVLLCVGFALGFDLKTGVPELVLAVALALAFGSSLTWIFMLLGLSLKTPQAVQGLGFLVLMPLQFGSSVFADPATMPGWLRSFTDYNPLSQLADAARGLTQGEGAVAQPSLVCLGWAVAITVVTAPLAVRKFRDKT encoded by the coding sequence GTGAGCGCGACGACGCTGAACACCCCGGCGGCGAAGAGCGGGCCGCTCCCCGGCGAGGGCCGGATCGGGCTGCGCGCCAACCTCCGCCACATCGGCGCCCTGGTGCGGCGCAACGCCCTCCAGATCAAGCAGGACCCGGAGTCGATGTTCGACGCCCTGCTGATGCCGATCATCTTCACGCTGCTGTTCGTGTACGTCTTCGGCGGCGCGGTCTCCGGCGGCCAGGACGCCTACGTGAACTACTTCATCCCCGGCATGCTGGCGATGGGCGGGCTGAACATCGCCATGTCGGTGGGCACGGGCGTCAACGACGACTTCAACAAGGGCGTGATGGACCGTTTCCGGACCATGCCCATCGCCCGCTCCTCGGTGCTGATAGCCAAGCTGGTGGTGGAGACCGGGCGGATGCTGGTGTCCACCGTGGTCCTGCTCTGCGTCGGCTTCGCCCTGGGCTTCGACCTCAAGACCGGGGTGCCCGAGCTGGTCCTGGCCGTCGCCCTGGCGCTCGCCTTCGGCTCCTCGCTGACCTGGATCTTCATGCTGCTGGGTCTGTCGCTGAAGACCCCGCAGGCGGTGCAGGGGCTGGGCTTCCTGGTCCTGATGCCGCTCCAGTTCGGCTCGTCGGTCTTCGCCGACCCGGCCACCATGCCGGGGTGGCTGCGGAGCTTCACCGACTACAACCCGCTCTCCCAGCTGGCGGACGCGGCCCGGGGGCTGACCCAGGGCGAGGGCGCCGTCGCCCAGCCGTCGCTGGTCTGCCTGGGCTGGGCGGTCGCGATCACCGTGGTGACGGCGCCGCTGGCGGTCCGGAAGTTCCGGGACAAGACCTGA
- the npdG gene encoding NADPH-dependent F420 reductase, which yields MTEHDQSKKAPAKDPWELPDVSGLVVGVLGGTGDQGRGLAYRLARAGQRVIIGSRDADRARAAATEIGEGVEGADNAECARRSDIVIVAVPWDGHAATLESLREELAGKLVVDCVNPLGFDKKGAYALKPAEGSAAEQAAALLPDSRVTAAFHHLSAVLLKDPEIERIDTDVMVLGESRADTDVVQALAARIPGMRGVFAGRLRNAHQVESLVANLISVNRRYKAHAGLRITDV from the coding sequence ATGACAGAACACGATCAGAGCAAGAAGGCCCCCGCGAAGGACCCGTGGGAGCTGCCCGACGTGTCCGGCCTGGTGGTCGGCGTGCTCGGGGGCACCGGCGACCAGGGCCGCGGCCTCGCCTACCGCCTCGCCCGGGCCGGCCAGCGGGTGATCATCGGGTCGCGCGACGCGGACCGGGCGCGGGCCGCCGCCACCGAGATCGGCGAGGGCGTCGAGGGCGCCGACAACGCCGAGTGCGCGCGACGCAGCGACATCGTGATCGTCGCGGTGCCGTGGGACGGGCACGCGGCCACCCTGGAGTCGCTGCGCGAGGAGCTGGCGGGCAAGCTCGTGGTGGACTGCGTCAACCCGCTCGGCTTCGACAAGAAGGGCGCCTACGCGCTCAAGCCCGCCGAGGGCAGCGCCGCCGAGCAGGCCGCCGCACTGCTCCCCGACTCCCGGGTCACCGCCGCCTTCCACCACCTGTCGGCGGTGCTGCTGAAGGACCCGGAGATCGAGCGGATCGACACCGATGTGATGGTGCTCGGCGAGTCCCGGGCCGACACCGACGTGGTGCAGGCGCTGGCCGCCCGCATCCCCGGTATGCGAGGGGTCTTCGCCGGCCGGCTGCGCAACGCCCACCAGGTGGAGTCGCTGGTCGCCAACCTGATCTCGGTGAACCGCCGGTACAAGGCGCACGCCGGGCTGCGGATCACCGACGTCTGA
- a CDS encoding carbohydrate ABC transporter permease — protein sequence MHHRIITCSLLAVAAVYFLVPVYWLTVSATKSSGDLFGTFGFWFADPRPLDRLGDVLRHDDGIYVRWFLNSLAYAGIGAVLATLLSAAAGYALAKFPFPGREGVFNLVLAGVLLPGTALALPLYLLFSEMGLANTYWSVLIPSLVSPFGVYLCRIYATAAVPDSLLEAARIDGAGETRIFTTLGLRLMTPALVTVFLFQFVHIWNNFFLPLVMLSDSDLYPLQLGLTSWQGYADRQPELYQYTVGGAFLSVLPLMVLMGVLQRYWRTGLTEGSVKS from the coding sequence CTGCACCACCGGATCATCACCTGCTCGCTGCTCGCCGTCGCGGCCGTCTACTTCCTCGTCCCCGTCTACTGGCTCACCGTCTCCGCCACCAAGTCCAGCGGCGACCTGTTCGGAACCTTCGGCTTCTGGTTCGCCGACCCCCGCCCGCTGGACCGCCTGGGCGACGTGCTCCGCCACGACGACGGCATCTACGTGCGGTGGTTCCTCAACAGCCTCGCCTACGCCGGCATCGGCGCGGTGCTCGCCACCCTGCTGTCGGCCGCGGCCGGCTACGCCCTGGCCAAGTTCCCCTTCCCCGGCCGGGAGGGCGTGTTCAACCTGGTGCTCGCCGGGGTCCTGCTGCCCGGCACCGCGCTCGCCCTCCCGCTCTACCTGCTCTTCAGCGAGATGGGACTCGCCAACACCTACTGGTCCGTCCTCATCCCCAGTCTGGTCAGCCCCTTCGGCGTCTACCTGTGCCGGATCTACGCCACCGCCGCCGTCCCCGACTCCCTGCTGGAGGCGGCGCGGATCGACGGCGCGGGGGAGACCCGGATCTTCACCACCCTCGGCCTGCGGCTGATGACCCCGGCCCTGGTCACCGTCTTCCTCTTCCAGTTCGTGCACATCTGGAACAACTTCTTCCTGCCGCTGGTCATGCTCTCCGACTCCGACCTCTACCCGCTCCAGCTGGGCCTGACGTCCTGGCAGGGGTACGCGGACCGGCAGCCGGAGCTGTACCAGTACACGGTGGGCGGGGCCTTCCTCTCCGTCCTGCCGCTGATGGTGCTCATGGGCGTCCTCCAGCGCTACTGGCGCACCGGCCTGACCGAAGGCAGCGTCAAGTCCTGA
- a CDS encoding ABC transporter substrate-binding protein — MSNDPLKRAEPGGAGRPSGPGPHRRTVLGGAAAVAAFGLAGCGSDDDGGDTPKGRAKGEKVTLTFWSWVPGIDKPVDLWNRKNPEVRIKLEKVSAVNGAQYAKMHAAIKAGNPPDLGQIEYPVVPSFLLDNGLADLTGYGAAEHKGKFVGWQWQQAVFGKGVYAVPQASGPMGLFLRRDLFDEWGIGTPATWDDYAAAAGTVRRKGSWIETFSPTNGNRFAGLAWQAGASWFGTSGDAWTVSIDDEPTRKVADFWEDLIRRKLVKTIPDRQNAWYKDIQTGDMAAWIGASWGDALLAGNAPKTAGRWRVAPLPQWRKGERAHANWGGSTTAVFAGSKYPKDALAFAVWLNTAPESIALLIEGGYGFPAATSGYATSDLDVHRDFFGGQAYSEVFQEAGKGVDTSWRWGPAMDTVYQRLGDAFTEALGGSGSLRSALKKVQADTVRDLKDKGLKVESG, encoded by the coding sequence ATGAGCAACGATCCCCTCAAGCGCGCGGAGCCCGGCGGCGCCGGCCGCCCGTCCGGCCCGGGCCCGCACCGGCGGACGGTGCTCGGCGGGGCCGCCGCGGTCGCCGCGTTCGGCCTCGCCGGCTGCGGCTCCGACGACGACGGCGGAGACACCCCCAAGGGCCGCGCCAAGGGCGAGAAGGTCACCCTCACCTTCTGGTCCTGGGTACCGGGCATCGACAAACCGGTGGACCTGTGGAACCGGAAGAACCCCGAGGTGCGGATCAAGCTGGAGAAGGTCTCGGCGGTCAACGGCGCCCAGTACGCCAAGATGCACGCCGCGATCAAGGCGGGGAACCCGCCGGACCTCGGACAGATCGAGTACCCCGTGGTCCCCAGCTTCCTGCTCGACAACGGGCTCGCGGACCTCACCGGGTACGGCGCGGCCGAGCACAAGGGCAAGTTCGTCGGCTGGCAGTGGCAGCAGGCGGTCTTCGGCAAGGGCGTCTACGCCGTACCGCAGGCGTCCGGCCCGATGGGCCTCTTCCTCCGCCGGGACCTGTTCGACGAGTGGGGCATCGGCACCCCCGCGACCTGGGACGACTACGCGGCGGCGGCCGGGACGGTCCGGCGCAAGGGCTCCTGGATCGAGACCTTCTCCCCGACCAACGGTAACCGCTTCGCCGGCCTCGCCTGGCAGGCCGGGGCCAGCTGGTTCGGCACCTCCGGCGACGCGTGGACGGTGAGCATCGACGACGAGCCCACCCGCAAGGTCGCCGACTTCTGGGAGGACCTGATCCGCCGGAAGCTCGTCAAGACCATCCCGGACCGGCAGAACGCCTGGTACAAGGACATCCAGACCGGGGACATGGCCGCCTGGATCGGCGCCAGCTGGGGGGACGCACTGCTCGCCGGCAACGCGCCGAAGACGGCCGGCCGGTGGCGGGTGGCGCCGCTGCCGCAGTGGCGGAAGGGTGAGCGCGCCCACGCCAACTGGGGCGGCTCGACCACCGCCGTCTTCGCCGGCAGCAAGTACCCGAAGGACGCGCTCGCCTTCGCCGTCTGGCTCAACACCGCCCCGGAGTCGATCGCCCTGCTCATCGAGGGCGGCTACGGGTTCCCCGCCGCCACCTCCGGCTACGCCACGAGCGACCTCGACGTGCACCGGGACTTCTTCGGCGGACAGGCGTACAGCGAGGTGTTCCAGGAGGCCGGGAAGGGCGTGGACACCAGCTGGCGCTGGGGACCGGCGATGGACACCGTCTACCAGCGGCTCGGCGACGCCTTCACCGAGGCGCTCGGCGGCAGCGGCTCGTTGCGGTCCGCGCTGAAGAAGGTGCAGGCCGACACCGTCAGGGACCTCAAGGACAAGGGACTGAAGGTGGAGAGCGGGTGA
- a CDS encoding sialidase family protein, with protein sequence MASGLTARTYEMSVPFRAGTEGYASYRIPAVVVTGGGVLLAFAEGRVESSADSGHIDLVLRRSTDGGRTWSALQVVADNGTGTAGNPAPVVLADGRVMLVHVRNAAAATEDRIRRGEVTAADGRRVWLQYSADDGATWSAPREITPQVKKEHWRWYATTPGHALRLRHGPYAGRVVVPANHSLPPAGQDNGTEGRYNGGHDLLSDDDGDTWRIGYTDDNTNGYINVNETTAAELPDGRIYFNTRTDSDAPGTRADAISRDGGATLDKPFRPQAGLVAPVVEGSVLHLGEPDVLLFSGPADPSFRALMTIRASHDGGVTWRPAHTVSGLPAAYSDLVRIDDATVGLLYETGDFSAYSTITFRRVPVEELV encoded by the coding sequence ATGGCAAGCGGTCTGACAGCGCGTACCTACGAGATGTCGGTGCCCTTCCGAGCCGGGACCGAGGGCTATGCCAGCTACCGCATCCCGGCCGTGGTGGTCACCGGCGGCGGCGTCCTGCTGGCGTTCGCCGAGGGCCGGGTGGAGTCGAGCGCCGACAGCGGCCACATCGACCTGGTGCTCAGGCGCTCCACCGACGGCGGCCGCACCTGGTCGGCGTTACAGGTCGTCGCCGACAACGGCACCGGCACCGCGGGGAACCCCGCGCCGGTGGTCCTGGCGGACGGGCGCGTGATGCTGGTCCACGTCCGCAACGCCGCCGCGGCCACCGAGGACCGCATCCGCCGCGGCGAGGTCACCGCCGCCGACGGGCGCCGGGTGTGGCTCCAGTACAGCGCGGACGACGGCGCCACCTGGAGCGCGCCGCGCGAGATCACCCCGCAGGTGAAGAAGGAGCACTGGCGGTGGTACGCCACCACCCCCGGACACGCCCTGCGGCTGCGGCACGGACCGTACGCCGGACGGGTCGTGGTCCCGGCCAACCACTCGCTGCCGCCGGCCGGCCAGGACAACGGCACCGAGGGCCGGTACAACGGCGGCCACGACCTGCTCAGCGACGACGACGGGGACACCTGGCGGATCGGCTACACCGACGACAACACCAACGGCTACATCAACGTCAACGAGACCACCGCCGCGGAACTGCCCGACGGGCGGATCTACTTCAACACCCGCACCGACTCCGACGCCCCCGGCACCCGGGCCGACGCCATCTCCCGGGACGGCGGCGCCACCCTGGACAAACCCTTCCGCCCGCAGGCCGGCCTGGTCGCACCGGTGGTCGAGGGCAGCGTGCTCCATCTGGGCGAGCCGGACGTGCTGCTCTTCTCCGGCCCCGCCGACCCGTCCTTCCGGGCCCTGATGACCATCCGGGCCAGCCACGACGGCGGCGTCACCTGGCGCCCGGCGCACACCGTCAGCGGCCTGCCGGCCGCGTACTCCGACCTGGTCAGGATCGACGACGCCACGGTCGGACTGCTCTACGAGACCGGCGACTTCAGCGCCTACTCGACGATCACCTTCCGGCGCGTTCCGGTGGAGGAGCTGGTATGA
- a CDS encoding MFS transporter codes for MTDDDQPAAARAGARWRSLLPDLSPWRSSRDFRLMWVAGLVTAFGSFLTLVALPLQVKELTGSAFAVGAIGAVELVPLIVFGLYGGALADAVDRRTLIVLTEAGLGLLSALLLVNSLLPDPMLWPLYVAAAVASALAGLQRPALDAVVARIVPLEQQTAAAALNALRWQLSAIAGPSLAGVVVAYAGLPLAYGLDVLTYLASLVLGLMLTASPPAEDAEKPSLAAIAAGARYAWRRKELLGTYVVDMAAMLFAFPNAIFPFLADDLDAPWALGLMYAAGSVGSVLVSVTSGWTSRIHRHGRMVVLGAAVWGAAMAVAGWAGNIWLVLLALVVAGGADMVSGLFRSTIWNQTIPDELRGRLAGIELLSYATGPQIGQVRAGGMAGLTGVRTAVWSGGVACVAAVGLLAVAIPKLMSYDARTDEHAIRMRELRKGPQDRLEQRDRPTPAA; via the coding sequence ATGACCGATGACGACCAGCCCGCCGCCGCGCGGGCCGGGGCGCGGTGGCGCTCACTGCTGCCCGACCTCTCGCCGTGGCGCTCCAGCCGCGACTTCCGGCTGATGTGGGTCGCCGGGCTGGTGACCGCCTTCGGCAGCTTCCTGACCCTGGTGGCGCTGCCGCTCCAGGTGAAGGAGCTGACCGGGTCGGCGTTCGCGGTGGGGGCGATCGGCGCGGTGGAGCTGGTGCCGCTGATCGTCTTCGGCCTGTACGGCGGGGCGCTCGCCGACGCGGTGGACCGCCGCACGCTGATCGTGCTCACCGAGGCCGGCCTCGGGCTGCTGTCGGCACTGCTGCTGGTCAACAGCCTGCTGCCGGACCCGATGCTGTGGCCGCTGTACGTGGCGGCGGCGGTGGCGAGCGCGCTCGCCGGACTCCAGCGGCCCGCGCTGGACGCGGTGGTGGCCCGGATCGTCCCGCTGGAGCAGCAGACCGCCGCCGCGGCGCTCAACGCGCTGCGCTGGCAGCTGTCGGCGATCGCCGGCCCCTCCCTGGCCGGGGTGGTGGTGGCGTACGCGGGGCTGCCGCTCGCCTACGGGCTGGACGTGCTGACGTACCTGGCCTCGCTCGTCCTGGGGCTGATGCTGACCGCGTCGCCACCGGCCGAGGACGCGGAGAAGCCGTCGCTGGCGGCCATCGCGGCGGGCGCCCGGTACGCGTGGCGGCGCAAGGAGCTGCTGGGCACCTATGTGGTGGACATGGCGGCGATGCTCTTCGCCTTCCCGAACGCGATCTTCCCGTTCCTCGCCGACGACCTGGACGCGCCGTGGGCGCTGGGGCTGATGTACGCGGCCGGCTCGGTGGGGTCGGTGCTGGTCAGCGTCACCAGCGGCTGGACCTCCCGGATCCACCGGCACGGGCGCATGGTGGTGCTGGGGGCCGCGGTGTGGGGTGCGGCGATGGCGGTCGCGGGCTGGGCCGGCAACATCTGGCTGGTGCTGCTCGCCCTGGTGGTGGCCGGCGGCGCCGACATGGTCAGCGGTCTGTTCCGGTCCACCATCTGGAACCAGACCATCCCCGACGAGCTGCGCGGCCGGCTGGCGGGCATCGAGCTGCTGTCGTACGCGACCGGGCCGCAGATCGGCCAGGTGCGGGCCGGCGGGATGGCCGGCCTGACCGGGGTCCGCACCGCCGTCTGGTCCGGCGGGGTGGCGTGCGTCGCCGCGGTGGGGCTGCTGGCGGTGGCGATCCCGAAGCTGATGAGCTACGACGCCCGCACCGACGAACACGCGATCCGCATGCGGGAGCTGCGGAAGGGCCCGCAGGACCGGCTGGAGCAGCGGGACCGGCCCACGCCCGCCGCCTGA
- the map gene encoding type I methionyl aminopeptidase → MSGQSLLVPGKLSPARSVPASITRPEYVGKPAPAPYTGPEVQDAETIERMRIAGGIAARAMAEAAELIAPGVTTDELDRVAHEYMCDHGAYPSTLGYRGFPKSLCASVNEVICHGIPDSTVLRDGDIVNLDVTAYIHGVHGDNNATYLCGEVDEESRLLVERTRESLNRAIKAVRPGRRINIVGRVIESYAKRFGYGVVRDFTGHGINSAFHSGLIVPHYDSPHHTTEIKPGMTFTIEPMLTLGTHEYDMWDDGWTVVTKDRKRTAQFEHTLVVTETGAEILTLP, encoded by the coding sequence ATGTCTGGCCAGTCGCTTCTTGTCCCGGGGAAGCTCTCCCCCGCCCGGTCCGTGCCCGCCTCGATCACCCGCCCCGAGTACGTGGGGAAGCCCGCGCCGGCCCCGTACACCGGTCCCGAGGTGCAGGACGCCGAGACGATCGAGCGGATGCGCATCGCCGGAGGCATCGCCGCACGGGCGATGGCGGAGGCCGCCGAGCTGATCGCCCCGGGCGTCACCACCGACGAACTGGACCGGGTCGCGCACGAGTACATGTGCGACCACGGCGCCTACCCCTCCACGCTCGGCTACCGCGGCTTCCCCAAGTCGCTGTGCGCCTCGGTGAACGAGGTGATCTGCCACGGCATCCCGGACTCCACGGTGCTGCGGGACGGGGACATCGTGAACCTGGACGTCACCGCCTACATCCACGGGGTGCACGGGGACAACAACGCCACCTATCTGTGCGGTGAGGTGGACGAGGAGTCGCGGCTGCTGGTGGAGCGCACCCGGGAGTCGCTGAACCGCGCGATCAAGGCCGTCCGGCCGGGCCGCCGGATCAACATCGTCGGCCGGGTCATCGAGTCGTACGCCAAGCGCTTCGGCTATGGCGTGGTGCGGGACTTCACCGGGCACGGCATCAACTCCGCGTTCCACTCCGGCCTGATCGTGCCGCACTACGACAGCCCGCACCACACCACCGAGATCAAGCCGGGCATGACGTTCACCATCGAGCCGATGCTGACGCTGGGCACGCACGAGTACGACATGTGGGACGACGGCTGGACCGTGGTGACCAAGGACCGCAAGCGCACCGCGCAGTTCGAGCACACCCTGGTGGTCACCGAGACCGGGGCGGAGATCCTCACGCTGCCGTAG
- a CDS encoding biliverdin-producing heme oxygenase: MDAAATTPTPVTPFSTVIRTASQQQHTEAENSSFMSDMLGGRLGITAYRRYTEQLWFVYRALESATGSLAEDPVAGPFIRPELARTPELERDLAHLGGAGWRDGLAPLPATAAYAARIAECARDWPAGYVAHHYTRYLGDLSGGQVIRGTAEKTWGFGHKGDGVRFYVFEGIANPAAFKRRYRELLDALPVDDLEKQRVVEECRRAFAYNTAVFQELERRFPRSA, from the coding sequence TTGGACGCCGCAGCCACCACCCCGACGCCGGTCACGCCGTTCTCCACCGTCATCCGCACGGCCTCGCAGCAGCAGCACACCGAGGCGGAGAACTCCTCCTTCATGAGCGACATGCTCGGCGGCCGTCTCGGCATCACGGCGTACCGGCGCTACACCGAGCAGCTGTGGTTCGTCTACCGCGCCCTGGAGTCCGCCACCGGCTCGCTGGCCGAGGACCCGGTGGCGGGCCCGTTCATCCGGCCCGAGCTGGCCCGTACCCCGGAGCTGGAGCGGGACCTGGCCCACCTGGGCGGCGCCGGCTGGCGCGACGGTCTGGCCCCGCTGCCGGCGACCGCGGCGTACGCGGCGCGGATCGCCGAGTGCGCCCGCGACTGGCCCGCCGGGTACGTGGCGCACCACTACACCCGCTACCTCGGCGACCTCTCGGGCGGGCAGGTCATCCGGGGCACCGCCGAGAAGACCTGGGGGTTCGGGCACAAGGGCGACGGCGTCCGGTTCTACGTGTTCGAGGGCATCGCCAACCCGGCCGCGTTCAAGCGCCGGTACCGCGAGCTGCTGGACGCGCTGCCGGTGGACGACCTGGAGAAGCAGCGGGTGGTCGAGGAGTGCCGGCGCGCCTTCGCGTACAACACCGCGGTCTTCCAGGAGCTGGAGCGCCGGTTCCCGCGCAGCGCCTGA